The nucleotide window CCTATCTTCAGCCCCCCAGGCTCACTCCCTGAGGTTTCCTCATTCTGCCTGCCCTAGATTTGGTCTGCACCACTTTGTGCAGAGGGCAAAAATAGATAGGTTTTTTTGCTTTAGTATCTTGGGACTTTTGTCAACTTACTCTCATGTTTCCCCCTaccaaaggatgataaaatgtgtgtctgtcctttgttttttgaaaacagATTGTTCTCTGGAAACCAGATGATGTCGAGTTCATTAAAAAGTCAGAAGAAGTCCATTTTTATGTCAATGATTCTGATGTGAGCAGTGTGAAAACCTTTTTAAACCAGAACAAAATCATATTCAGGTAGGGTCACAATTGCTTGTTTGGAAAGCAGGAGTGCCATATCAAGTTATTGTTGTTCTCATTGAATCAATTGAGAGACCTTGGGTGGGAAAGTTACTTAGCTCCTCTGggatccatttcctcatttgaaaaaggaAGATATTCAAATCAGCTGATCTCTAAAGCCCCTTCTGGTTAGACATTTTAAGATTCTAAGTTCAAGCTGAGGAGACAGAGTTACTTTTCACCTCAGCAGGCACTTTTTCAAAAAAGGAATCAAGAGGTATAGTGATTTGGGTTTTATTCTGTCTCTGTAAAAGATCAACAAAATCTCCTGAAAATACTGCCCGAGATATAATCATGGCCATTGCTGGAGCAAAGCCATACAtagtcaaaaccccaaaataaaaccttaaatacATTGAtatgaaagacgactccaacagttctttctctggaggaattCCTCTTCTTATTGGCTTTATTTTGAGAAACTTTTTTGAACTTTCTTGAgattaaatttcttcatctggaaaatggggagaaTTGCTACTCTGCCTACCTCCTAAGGTTGTCATGAGTCAAAAGGATCCTATATATCTATGTGCCCTGTAGGCTATGAAGCATAAGACAAATATGTAGAACTATTGGTCATAGTCATAGTAGTGATAATAGACATAACAATAGTAGTAATCACAGTATAGTGATGGTGGTGCTAGTAAATGTATCACTAATAATACCATGAGTGGTGGTTGTAATCATAGTCCTATGATAGTATTAGCTAACATTGATATAGTGCTTTcaggtttataaagtactttacaagtatctcatttgattttcttgaTGATCCTTTGAGGTAGGGGCTGTTATAAAACCcattttacatgtaaggaaactgatgcagatAGTGGTTGAAGtggttttcccaaggtcatataatcatcatatatcatcagatttgaactcagggctcaAGTGATTGAAATTGAAGTAATAGGGGTCACTAATATTcttttggtggagctatgaactgatccaaccttttggagaacaatttagaattacacccagagagttaAAAAACTGTATATACCATTAAAatccaatttggaattatactcagagaattataaaactgtatacacCCTtaaacccagcaataccattgctggATATGTTTCCCAATGAGATTTTGGAAAATgatctatatgttccaaaatctCTTAGCAgttctctttttggtggcaaagaattggaaatggaggggatgcccatcaattggagaatgattaaaCGAATTGTGGTTTATGGTTAAtattggaagaataaattgtgaatgctCCCTCTAGAGAGTGAACTAGAAGGTGAAACACTGACGACTTAATTTGTATGGATTGTCTGTCATCTGGAAAATGCCTTTTAGGGTGTGCCAAGGGTGAGGAGGGGGTAGGACACTTACAGATAAATTCTACGAATGAGtaaattaatcaatttttaaaaagaggagagaatgggaTATCCAGAAGGAAATAGACAAGCAAGAAATCTTAGGAGGTTTCATGTGGGATtcattatgaaattatgaagaaaagcaagctaaatctaaaagaggtttgtgatttcatttatgtacaattttctttttttctttgtataaggAAATGCTGGTTTTATTTGGTCTTGTAAAATTTAGACTTGAaaaatgacaatgacaaaaaTCCCAAAGTACTAGTAGTTATACCAGTAGTAGTTAGGTGGTAATGATGGTAATGGTGGTAGCAGTTTTAGTCATCATggtggtcttttaaaaaaaaagaatgtctgtTTGCCTTCCCTAGGCACAGCAAATTCTCTTTGGAAACCAACtagcattttgttttttataacttAGGGTATCAGTAGAAGATGTTGAAGATCTTATTAGAAAGCAAACCATTAATAACACTGTCAGTGTCCGAGCCTCTTCATCGTACTACCAACAATATCACTCACTAGATGAAGTAAGTTCCACTTTTTCCATTAAACTATGGTCATCACATCAAGCAAAACAATTTCCCCAGAAGGGTAATCTGTTGCAATCACAGAACTCCTGGGGAAAATCACACCCACACTGATTAAATTGAAGCAACTAGGATTTTATGGTCATCTTTCTTCCCCAAAGTCTATGGTTATTTAAACTGTGCAAACTGCCTTGTCAGTCTCTTCTCTCATCACTGAAATCCAGGTCTCTCTGGAACATCTCTTGGAGCAGTGACTGGCCTATTTATAGCAACACTCTATGGGTGATGCCATAGGGATggagaagacaagaaataaaGCATGGCCATTTCAATTAAAACGTGTGCAGGGAATTCCAGGGTAAAGAACACCATCACTTATTCACACTAGATTTGAACCAGTGCCCTGGTATCAACACTTTAACCTTTATTGAGAGACTTATAACTCATCTCAGGCTAAAATTTAGCAAATCAAggaaacaataataaattatttcccttcattaATTCCAAAGTCACCTATACAGGGTGTTTCAATAGTCTTAGTCCAGCTTTAAACTTCAgtaattttaagctttaatagagTTTTAGaacatttaatattttgcatCTTGATTTTCTTAATAGTTCTCTACTTCCTTTAATATCACCTACGTATGGTTCAACACCTTTTCagatctctttttgtttttctctgaaaaaacaaaacccaagttTTGCCTCATCCATATCCTCCCACATTGTGCAAAATGATTTGAGAGTTTATCTACTTTTGCTGAAGAAGTTATGTTCTTCCTAAATTACATAGTAGTGTTTATTGCCTTTGCAGACTGAACTTTATTAGCTAACTGCTCATTTCTATTTTGGCAGATTTATTTCTGGATAGACAGTATAACTGAGACATATAGTAATAAGCTTGAAAAAATACACATTGGATCCTCATTTGAAAAGAGACCACTTTATGTTTTGAAGGTaacctttttggaaaaaaattgctTTGTAGTTTTTTGTTTGGGGGGAGGGTGATGGTGGCTGTGATTTATAAGTTCATTTTCCTTCAATTAAACTgccaatcaacaatcatttaagtgtttattatgtgctaggcattgtgctaaaaattggggataaaaaagtaaaaaaggatagtctctgccctcaaagagcttgtaTTTTAATAGGGAGATAACATGTGTACATATTGGTTGGTAACTGTCCTTTGTAATCAGAGGGCCAAAATAGTATCCATAATGGTGATATTTTTTGACTTCAGCATAAATTGGATATAAGTGAGGTAGCTTGGTGGCTGAGTATATAGAGTGactggcttagaatcaggaagattcctttttctgggttcaaattccactagAAATTTACTacctgagtgatcctgggcaagtcatttacttttattttgtctcatctgtaaaatgaactggagaaggaaatgacaaaccactctagtatatttgaTAAGATAACCACAGATGTGGTCACAAGATGTCAGACACTAcaacaccaccaaaaaaaaatgactaaccaCCAACAGATACTACTGTGTACATATAGACCTATATagaatatattctaaataaatacaaggtagttgaACACTGTGTTAAATGATAGTTGTTTGATTCAAATAttgacctatgtgatcttggccatttaaattctttgtgtctaatgttttttttataaaatgactaaataatttcTAATCTCTTGTAGATCTCAATACTGTAATTTTTCAGAATTAATAATACCTGATCTTTACATAGCactctaaattaaaaaacaaaacattttacatacttTCATTTGATCACAAGATCAGAActtcaggaaatattttttaaattgtattttttctgATGAACAGTAATTTATTTTCTTGCCCGTCTCTTCCTGTAATAGATGGTAATATTAGGAGATTTATGGTGATAGGGCAGAGACATCAGGAAGCCAGCTAAAGGAAAGTCTGGATCTTAtacttctttcccccctctccccacttcctgtccctttctcaaCTGATCTAAAGGTTCTTCTCAGGAATGGTAAGCTTGAAGGGTTTCCCCAATAACTAATCCCGCAATTTAGATCTTTTGACTAACAGGGTTTTATTCTTTAAGGTAGAGGAggtaaagagagggagggggaaagaggaaaataggtttcccCAACTTCCTATGATTTCCGGTTGATTGAAGATTTTCACAATGTGTTCAATTCAGGAAATAAGATTATTCTCTCTATGGGGAGATATTGATAGCAAAAGCTGACAGAgattcttcagagctaagctccaaaTCGTCTTAGTACTCAGTCAGATAAATAATCATTGACCAAGAGAAGAACTGCTTTTCCCACTTCCTTCCAACagtcagaggaaaggaaaagtGAGTTCAAGCTGCTGGGCTTTCCAACTGTCCCCTCTTCAAGATTCTATTGGAATCTCATCTCTATCTGGTTGATTGGCAGTTCACCAAATTCCaaatctcttgctttttcttgcagGTCCATTCCTTACACTCCCcagtgaacaacaataaaaagaaaatcctcacaaaatatgcatagtcaagcaaataAAATTCCTATATTGGACATATTAAAGAAATGTATCTGTCATTTTGCATTttaagtccatcacctctctggcTGCATACTTCAGTtttggtcctctggaattatagtttgtcattgcattaatcagaaTTCCGGTCTTTCaaagttgcattttttttataATGCTGTAGTCATTGTTTAAATCATTCtagttttgttcatttcattctgtattagttcatagaagtcttcccagtttcTTATGAAATTGTCCATATCAccatttttatgacacaataataaTTTATCACATCTATCTATCATAATTTTTTAGCTATTCTACAATAAGTGGGCACTCCCTAAGTTTTCGTTTTTTTGTCATTATAGAatagctgctctaaatattttttgtatctgCCCACATCTGCCCTATGATTATAATGGGCCATTCTCCAACATTCAATGgacaatatttaatattaaatttattaaataacatttaagaAGTCAAGCTAGTTAAGTAATGTGGAATTTATTTTTCAGCTTACTCATTCTGGAAGGCCCACCAAGACATAGCACAACTTAAAATCAGGGGCCAAACTAAGGTTATGAGCAAATAACACTTGCTTTTAAAGCATTGTGTGTAGGTCAAAATCAtccttttaatgttttattgTCATGAAAATTTCAAATTCTCTGCTTGATTACTTAAGTACTTGATCAGACTgagagatcttttaaaaaatagatttgttgggatgtgaaaaaatggagatactaacatactattagtggaactgtgaaccaattagccattttggagagcaatttagaattatgcccagaTAGTTCTAAAACTATGAAAACTGTTAGATTCAACAGTACCAGGGCTGGGTCTATTTCCTGatgtgatcaggggaaaagggaaagaacttaatatatattctaaaatactatagcagctttctttgtggtggcaaagaactgaaattgaggggatgtccatcagttggggaatgactaaacaagttatggcataggatgatgatggaatattgttAGAAATGATGAcaagattaatttaaaaagaaaagatctatatgcagttatgaaaagtaaaatgaatagatccaagagaatattatatacatctacagaattaatatttgaagaataagttgtgaatgtccatctccagagaaaaaactgataaaaacAAGAAAGctatagtttatatataaatattttttctggtCAAATCATGCCTTCACTAGTATGGGGAAGGGAGAGCAGGGCAGGAtatctgggtattttaatgtaaaaaacaaacaaacaaacaaaaatatgttGGTTCTAAGAATGTGATATATGAGgtgaataagaatgaataatcaGGAATAACAGGGAGGTTGTGAACTGGGTGACCAGAAGGATAGTGGTACCTTTGACCAAAGTCGAGAAGTTATGAATAGGGAAAAGTTTTGGGAAGAGAGAATTAGTTCTGTTTTGAAGATGCTGAGTTTGAGACGTTGAAGAGCAAGAATAGGAGCTAGACTGGTGAATATTCTAAATATAATAATCAACTGTATCTCACTCATTTTAATCTCTTAACAATTTCTGTAATATCTCTTTCTTGAATCAACATCATAGAGTATGGACACTATTGGCAGTGACTAGAGAATTCAACCATGAATTCACTGTGATTTACCGCTTGCCAAAGACTCCTTTGAAATATTTGATATCTGAAGGAGTCACATCTAGGTGGCAATGGATAATCTGCTCAATTTAATCAGGAAatgctaaattcaaatcctgctttggaCCCTTACTAGCTATTTAAACCTGAGCAAAATACTTAACCTCTTCAactccttatttctctcttctgaTTGGAGGGAAGAACATTAAACTCCTTTCCAAATTTTCATTTATAGAGGGCTCACCATCTTCCTAGTAACTCTTTTCCAACAACAGCTTTTTTGGCTCTGATTCCATTGAATAATACATGCTACCTTgcttgtttgtccttcattttcaaagtggATGGATGACATTATGGGGTGATTTCTTGGTGTGTGCATGAATTGTATGTAAGTGAGGCAAGGTTGCACAGAATCAtcagtttccctctttcttccagagtcatcaaagtccaggacCTGGGTACTGTACAGTAACCTGGCTATCTCCTGACCtcacttttcagtttctttttgtgtgttgtcttccttcattggatagtaaactccttgaggacaagggttGCCTCatccttagtgcttagcacagtgctagcacatagtaggcatttattaaatgtttattggattaaatggttaagaaccagaataataatagtatctactttatagaattgttgagaggatcaaatgagatagcatatgtaaaatacttttcaaaccttaaaggactatataaatattaactgttattattatagttatatgAGCAATTTATTCTTCTTGATCAAGGTTTCTTAATTCTGGGAgccagaactttaaaaaatatattttgaaaactatatttcaacataactgattttctttatctctgtattttatttttgcatttagaaaattattctgaGCATTCTGTAGGATTTTACTTAAAATTATCTGAACTCTATTCCTGAGTTACATTAGATTTTCAGAAGGAATGTGCTTGGGCCTTATTTTCTTAGCTCCCTGAAGAAAAGCCTTTGCTCAGTAAAGATTTGTAGTTATACCTGAAGcttttataaaatattgatatCAGAAATATCTATTTCAAAACTGTTTCCTAGGCTTTTTGCAAGGTTATAATTGAAGACATTGTTCACAGAGTTATCCAACATCCTTTTGGAAAAGATGTAAATTTTCCTGAAAATGCAATATTGgggaaattgttttctttttaattaaataatgagATCTATAGAACTCTTTTTTTCTACCCTCTATATTGCTCATAGAACACCAGTTCTCTGGATTTTTATGCTCCATTTTCAActagaatttttctctttcttgcccAGCTTTCTGTAAAGGAAAACACATCAAAAAATGCTATATGGATTGATTGTGGTATCCATGCCCGAGAATGGGTGGCTCCAGCTTTCTGCTTGTGGTTCATAGGTTATGTGAGTACATAGTGCCCTTCTAGTGTTTGGAAGAATAACTCCAACCCtgtcctttcttttatttctaatggtTCAATCTTGCCAGTTTCATTCTTCTTTCCTACCTCATGCTGAAAAGAGTAAAAGAATAAGTTAAGAATGAATATTGTTAGATTTTGGGTATGCTTATGcatattaaatgaaatgaaaaattaaagccATTGTCTTGAggatttcataaagaaaaaattttcccagtGCAAATGACTATGCTTGAATTATCTAAACTATCAGTCTACGCTTTTCATAAAACATTGCTAGAAATTGTATCATAAAGTGGTTATAATTTCccataagaaaatataataatttttgttaCCCCAAAGAGAACCACTACAAATATTTTGTTACATAAGTGATGTTTCTTTTGACTCCTTGATCTCTTTGGCCTAGTAAACATAACACAGTTTAGTAATGTTATGGGaataatttcaaattgatttCTGATTCCAatgaaccaattcacagctccaccagcagtttaTGAATCACAACTTCATTTTATGCTAGTTGTCCAGACCATGTGCCCATATGCTGTGATGCACTGAATTCTGATTGAAGCTTCAGTTCATTTGTGGAGTGAATAGACTTTCAAGAAGTAAAGTCTGCAaacttaaatatatttaaacagtGCATTCAttgaaaggaattaagaaaaagtaaCTAATTGcatgttattttgatttttaggCAACTCAGTTTTATGGGAAAGAAGCAAAAATTACAAAGCTCCTGAACAATCTAGATTTTTATGTCATGCCTGTGTTGAATGTGGATGGTTATGATTATACGTGGAAAACAGTAGGTGAAAGGCACTTAACATCTTTGGGGAATTCTCTGCAAGGGGTCATGAGTGGATATATCTTAAGTGCTTCAGACTGACATTGGACCTTGGAATTTAACAGCTTATTACTAAGAATGACAGAGTCTgcattggaaaggaccttggaatcCATTTAGTCCAATTTATACTTTAATAAGAATCCCATCTAAAACATCCTCCTAGCATCCACCCGCCAGgataaagcactttggaaaccttaaagtattatataaatgctagctattaaacTTAAAAAGAGAGTTTTAAGGAAGAACTTGTTAACCATTAGACCTGCCCTGAAATGGAAAGACTTTACTACTTTACTACTTGTAGTTTGCTCTTTGTCATGAAACATATTCAATCAGAGGCTAACTTTTATAGAATAGATTCCTGCATTGCCAgggaagttggattagatggcctttaaTGTCCATTCCAGTTCAAAGATTCTAtgaatcaaaggagaaaaaaaaagatgaaagtgaCTTTGCCTTGAAATGATTGAGACTGAGGGCCTCCAAAGTGGGGGAGTAGAATGGGGCTGTTTCTCATCTGTCCCTTCCTATTCAGACACATACTTTGATGAATGTGTTAGCTCATCAAGATGGGTCAGGTTATAATTGATATCTTCTCTTCCACTTGCCACCTCCCCATAAAGCACTGCTATAATGCCTCATTGTGGAGTACAGGTGTTCTCCAATTCTACTTAAATAGCATCAGTTTTGTTAGGTCTTGCCAAACTGGAAATGCTTTGATTGCTTGTCTAGAAATGAAATCATCATCTATCTTGGTCACCAGTGATGATTATTTTTAGTCACAGAAATCCATGGAACAGTCTCCTAAGCTTGATTGTGATTTGTAATTCACAAACTCACAAAAAATGTAATTGATGTAAGGAGTACCCACACTGTTTAAATTGTGATGGAATAGCCCTTTCTTAGAAGTTTATAATGACTCGGAGTCATTATAAACTTCTAAGAAAGAGCTGGGCATGATGTCAGGGGAGGACACAGTACATAGGATAAATTAGAGGGAAGGGAAACTGATAACAGGGAATCTAACCAGGTAGTGTAAGTAATCTAGTAGTCACAAGGTGCTAGCCTAGAGAAAGGCAGTGACTGTGGGCATGGTGAGAAAATGGTAGctcaagagatgttacaaaggaagCAATAGATGTTGAAGAAATTGCAGAATGAAGTAGTAGCCtaagaaaaatgaaggagaaatacGCAATATGAATTGTTTAGGACTTCTCAAGTGACTTTCCCCATTGAACCGGGATGACCTCTCACTTTTCTATCTTTTGCTTAGAACCGAATGTGGAGAAAGAACCGTTCCCGGCATGAGGGAAATCGATGCTTTGGGACTGATCTGAACAGGAACTTTGCTTCTAAATATTGGTGTGGTATGATATGTCCTTTATGCTGTTAGATGGTGGGATAGTGAATAGACCTGGGATTTCACTGACCTAAAGTACTCCAAAATGAGGAAACTCTTACCAGTTCTGGTCAGCTTCTTCTCTAATAACCTTGAAAAATTACCTAGGgcacaaggttaagtgacttaccagtcAGAATGTATCTgaatcaggacttgaacccagatctttccaaTCTTAGATGACCTTTTATACACTGTAGCCAGCTACAATAAGGCTTCATTAATTTGGACCACTGCGGGGATTTAATTCCAGAAATTCATATATTCTTTGTATAGATATAGGACTATCTATTTGCAAACTGGATACAAGGTAAACCAAGTCACCAAGTGGTTAGTATATATTACGGTATCTTATCTTTTGGTGACAGCCTAATTAAAAATCTGATCTCCCGCACCAGTAATGAAATTTCCTTCTCAGGAAGAAAATTAGTCTAAGTTGGAAGAAGAAATTAGATGACAGTGGCAAGAGATGAGCAGGAAAGGGAGCTGCAAACTAGATTAATGCTGTAATATAGAATTTCCCTCCTACAATCTATAGGATTTAAATTACTGTCCAATACTCCAAATactaatttttataaagtttaataataaaTTCTTGAAGTACTTTCGGGTAAGCATGGTGGAAGATTAGAAGCGGcttgcttcccctcctcagacccaacgatACAGACGACttcaaaagacccccaaaaaaccATCGTCATAAGAATGGAGGACCCCTACAGAAGGAagcagcactgaaggtacgtgggacatgggcatttccacactataagggaacgAAAAAGCTCCCACTCAAACctgagctgacctaccctcccccaccacacctacggAGCTAGAGTTAAAGTCAGCGTGCGCCAGAACCAACGAGTGTGCGAAGagcacccctgaagtgagcaaggggcaccaataggtcttgggagttaactaagaccaccaaagacttaccCCTGAAAGCTAACACCCAAAACCCtggcaggcaggcaaggggagctcagatccTCTGAGTGCTCCATAATCAACGAGTGTGCGAAGGGCACCCCTgaaatgagcaaggggcacctacaggttttgggagttaactaagaccaccaagtacccacccctgagagcagtaacacctgaaatgctggcaggcaggggagggcagaccttggGCTCCCCCAGGAAGATAGCACAGCTGCGGAGAATTGAGAGCTGGCCTGAGGCAAAAAGCCTTGAGCATTAGATCCATACAGAGATCCGTACAGAGGACAGAGAGCCAGCCcctctcactcagatttctgactgaaagggaagagaaaaccatagagatggcaaacagtacccaGGAACACCTTCCCAAcaccaaaaaaagcaagaagaaggggatgactttggatagtttttacagaggaaaaatacagatTACAGAGGAAATACCAGAGGAGGATAAATAAtatccaaataaatgctccaaaaccttccaaaagaaatggaaattgtccacaagctcttgaagaatttaaataaagaagttatcaaaaagatggaagccttctggcaggaaaaatgggatatAATGCAAAGAGAATTTAACAATCTGAGGGAtgagaactcccaattggagaaacagctagaagcctcaaaaagcaggatacagcaaactgaaaaggaaaaccagtctttaaagaccagaattaggcaactggaagacaatgatcttgcaaaacagcaagaattaataaagaaaagtaaaaaaaaaattacaaattagaagaaaacataaaatatctcactgacaaggtgacagatcaggaaaccagaggaaggagagacaatctgagaatcattggtctacctgaaaaaccagaaa belongs to Monodelphis domestica isolate mMonDom1 chromosome 8, mMonDom1.pri, whole genome shotgun sequence and includes:
- the CPB2 gene encoding carboxypeptidase B2 isoform X1, translating into MKLYILGFLLAIVWQEQHVIAFQSGQVLNAFPRTTKQVRLLQNMTMMFEIVLWKPDDVEFIKKSEEVHFYVNDSDVSSVKTFLNQNKIIFRVSVEDVEDLIRKQTINNTVSVRASSSYYQQYHSLDEIYFWIDSITETYSNKLEKIHIGSSFEKRPLYVLKLSVKENTSKNAIWIDCGIHAREWVAPAFCLWFIGYATQFYGKEAKITKLLNNLDFYVMPVLNVDGYDYTWKTNRMWRKNRSRHEGNRCFGTDLNRNFASKYWCELGASNSSCRETYCGPYPESEPEVKAVANFLRRNLDNIKGYISMHSYSQMVLFPYSYTTSKSKDHEELSLVASQAVEAIQRVNENTYYTHGPGAQTIYLAPGGSDDWAYDMGIKYSFTIELRDKGQYGFLLPERFIRPTVTEIFSAVSTIASHVILKT
- the CPB2 gene encoding carboxypeptidase B2 isoform X2 translates to MSSRFRGNSVEPGLCGQVLNAFPRTTKQVRLLQNMTMMFEIVLWKPDDVEFIKKSEEVHFYVNDSDVSSVKTFLNQNKIIFRVSVEDVEDLIRKQTINNTVSVRASSSYYQQYHSLDEIYFWIDSITETYSNKLEKIHIGSSFEKRPLYVLKLSVKENTSKNAIWIDCGIHAREWVAPAFCLWFIGYATQFYGKEAKITKLLNNLDFYVMPVLNVDGYDYTWKTNRMWRKNRSRHEGNRCFGTDLNRNFASKYWCELGASNSSCRETYCGPYPESEPEVKAVANFLRRNLDNIKGYISMHSYSQMVLFPYSYTTSKSKDHEELSLVASQAVEAIQRVNENTYYTHGPGAQTIYLAPGGSDDWAYDMGIKYSFTIELRDKGQYGFLLPERFIRPTVTEIFSAVSTIASHVILKT